The genomic interval TTATACCTGTGCAAGTAGGAGCAGCACTTGGTTTAGCACTACTAATTAATAAGCAGAGAAGAGGAAATATATTTTTTAAAGTAGCTTTTTTCGCTCCAGTAGTTTTATCTTTAGTCGTTATTTCTGTTTTATGGTTGTATTTATTAAATCCTTCAGAAGGTTTAATTAATAGTTTGCTAGTAAACATTGGATTTGATGCCCAGCCATTTTTAAGTAGCCCGAAGCAAGCAATGTACACGATCGTATTTGTTTCAGCATGGCAAGGAGCGGGTTATCAGATGTTAATATTCCTAGCAGGTCTACAAAACATACCTGGAACTGTGTATGAAGCTGCCAAAATTGATGGAGTAAGTAAATGGCAGAATTTCATTTATATTACGATGCCCTTATTAAAACCAACCTCCATCTTAATTATGATCACTACGTTAATTGGGGCTTTTAAATTGATTATTCAACCAATGGTTATGACACAAGGAGGACCAATGAATTCTACTATTACACCAGTCTACTATATCTATCAAACTGGTTTTTCTGATCGGTTAATTGGTTACTCCAGTGCAATGACCGTATTGTTTGGAATTGTTATTGCGATTGTGACGCTCATTCAAAGCAAGCTTACAAAGGAGGAGGATATTTGATGAGCAAATATGGAAGAAAAATTGTAGAGTATGTTTTCTTAATTTTCTTAGCGTGTATCTTTGTCTTTCCTTTGGTTTGGATGATTGTTTCTTCTATGAAACCAGAAGCAAGTATCTATTTGGATATGAATAGCATGAAAGCACTACTTCCATCTTTTAGCCCAAGTGAATGGTTCCAGACATACAATGCTTTATTTTCAAGATTCAATGTCCTTCAATATGTCTGGAATAGTGTTTTCTATGCAGTAATTGTGACGATTGGCTCTATTATTATAAACGGAATGGCTGGATACGCTTTTGCCAAATTTCAATTTAGAGGCAAAAAGTTTCTATTTGGATTGTTACTTGTGTTGTTAATTGTCCCAGCAGAAACCATAATTATTACGCAATTTACTGTAGCCCATGGAATTGGTGTTTTAAATACGAGATTAGCAGTAGTATTACCGATGATGGCAAGTATGTTCTTTATCTATCTTTTTAGAAACTTCTTTATGGCGGTTCCCGATGAAATTATTGAATCTGTTAAATTAGATGGGGCAAATCAATGGACTATTTTCTGGAGAATCATGTTGCCGATGTCCAAACCAGCTATCGCTACTGTAGGAACCTTATCTTTTATTGCTAGTTGGAATGACTATTTATGGCCCTTAATGGTACTAACAGATACAAATAAGTTTCCATTGCAGGTTGCAATTACGAATATAAATACAACAGAGCCTGTATATACAAATCAAGTAATGGCAATACTTACGGTTTCGACGATTCCGTTGATTATCGTTTATATTGTTGCTCAGAAATATATACTTCAAGGACTTGGTGGTTCTGGTACAGGAATAAAATAGGAATAGCATATGAGGGGAGAACAACATGTACACTTTAGAACGTGCGAATAATTATATTGAAAAAAATGATCATCAGGTGAACACTGAATATCGACATAAATATCATATGATGGCACCAATTGGTTGGATTAATGACCCAAATGGGTTTATCTATTATAAAGGCGAATACCATTTGTTTTATCAATATTTTCCGTATAAAGCTGTTTGGGGGCCAATGCATTGGGGCCATGCAGTTAGTAAGGATTTAGTAAGTTGGAAAAATGTTCCAATTGCACTTGCGCCAGATCAAGAATATGACAAGGATGGCTGTTTTTCTGGAACGGCGATTGAAAAAGATGGAAAAATGTATTTGATGTATACAGGACATATTGTAGGAGAAACGCCTGAAAAAAACAGACAAGTACAGTGTTTAGCTGTATCCTCAGATGGGATTGTTTTTGAAAAGGTAGCACAAAACCCAATACTAACGGAAAAGGATCTTCCTGAAAATGCAAAGCCACAGGATTTTAGAGATCCCAAAGTAATAAAAAAAGGTGATTTCTATTATTCATTAATAGCCTCTAAAGCAACTGATGGCGGAGGACAGATTTTACTCTACAAATCAGAGAATCTACTTGATTGGGAGTATGTGTCCGTAATGCTGAAAGGAACGAGTGAAGAAGGGGCAATGTGGGAATGCCCGGATATTTTCGAGTTGGACGGAAAGGATGTTTTAATTATCTCAGTAGAGGGATTGCCTCAAAAAGATAATAATTTCGTTAATACACATTCTGTTCTTAGCTTCATTGGGGAAATGGATTGGAATAATGGCATTTTTCATAGAGAACTAGTGGAAGAACTTGATTACGGTTTAGACTTTTATGCTCCGCAGACAATTGAAGATGATAAGAATAGAAGAATCATGGTCTCTTGGATGCAAATGTGGGGAAGGAATATCCCTACAGAGACAAAGGGACATGGTTGGGCTGGAGCAATGACTTTACCAAGAGAGCTAAAATTAATAAATAATCGTCTCCATCAAAAACCGATTCCAGAAATAAAGAAATATGTAAGTAATTATCAAAAGATTGAATCTGTTTTACTAAAAGATGAGGTAAGAAAATTAGATGAGTTTTCCTGCGAAATAGGTATATTGTCTTTTGAAGCAGATGGAACAAATGGAGAAAAACTTACACTTATATTTAGAAGCAATGAATTAGAAAAAACAGTATTAAGTTATGATTATTGCAGCGGGCATTTGCAACTTGATCGCCAAAAGAGTGGAGTACCTATTATTGGGAAAGAAAAGGAACATCAATACGAAAGAACAATCTATATGGATTCAAAAAATAAGCAATTAAAGGTAGAAATATTTCTCGATAAAGCTTCAATAGAAGTATTTGTTAATGAAGGGGAATATACAATGACGTCTACCATTTATCCTGTAAATAAGGCAGAAAAAGTGATCATACAGGCTGAAGGAGAAATCAGAATAGACAATATGGAAAAATGGGATATTGAGGTTTAAGTGATGAGGAAAATCTATACAATAGGGGAAGCGTTAATTGATTTTGTTCCGCATGAAATAGGTGTTTCCATGGATCAAGTAGAAAGTTTTAAAAAGTCTCCAGGTGGCGCACCAGCGAATGTAGCAGCGGCGATTGCTAAGTTAGGAGGAAGCAGTGCTTTTATCGGACAGGTTGGAGATGACCTGTTTGGGTATTATTTAAAGAGAATTTTAGCACAAAACAATGTGGATGTTACCCATATGTTTCATATAAAAGAAGCCAATACAGCCTTAGCATTTGTAGC from Niallia sp. FSL W8-0635 carries:
- a CDS encoding glycoside hydrolase family 32 protein; translation: MYTLERANNYIEKNDHQVNTEYRHKYHMMAPIGWINDPNGFIYYKGEYHLFYQYFPYKAVWGPMHWGHAVSKDLVSWKNVPIALAPDQEYDKDGCFSGTAIEKDGKMYLMYTGHIVGETPEKNRQVQCLAVSSDGIVFEKVAQNPILTEKDLPENAKPQDFRDPKVIKKGDFYYSLIASKATDGGGQILLYKSENLLDWEYVSVMLKGTSEEGAMWECPDIFELDGKDVLIISVEGLPQKDNNFVNTHSVLSFIGEMDWNNGIFHRELVEELDYGLDFYAPQTIEDDKNRRIMVSWMQMWGRNIPTETKGHGWAGAMTLPRELKLINNRLHQKPIPEIKKYVSNYQKIESVLLKDEVRKLDEFSCEIGILSFEADGTNGEKLTLIFRSNELEKTVLSYDYCSGHLQLDRQKSGVPIIGKEKEHQYERTIYMDSKNKQLKVEIFLDKASIEVFVNEGEYTMTSTIYPVNKAEKVIIQAEGEIRIDNMEKWDIEV
- a CDS encoding carbohydrate ABC transporter permease, whose translation is MSKYGRKIVEYVFLIFLACIFVFPLVWMIVSSMKPEASIYLDMNSMKALLPSFSPSEWFQTYNALFSRFNVLQYVWNSVFYAVIVTIGSIIINGMAGYAFAKFQFRGKKFLFGLLLVLLIVPAETIIITQFTVAHGIGVLNTRLAVVLPMMASMFFIYLFRNFFMAVPDEIIESVKLDGANQWTIFWRIMLPMSKPAIATVGTLSFIASWNDYLWPLMVLTDTNKFPLQVAITNINTTEPVYTNQVMAILTVSTIPLIIVYIVAQKYILQGLGGSGTGIK
- a CDS encoding carbohydrate ABC transporter permease, coding for MNSTKKESLAAYGFLAPALLLLGLFLVIPALLAIYYAFTDYYLLTPDKRQFVGLANFIEIFKDTIFLQSLKNIVVFVLCVIPVQVGAALGLALLINKQRRGNIFFKVAFFAPVVLSLVVISVLWLYLLNPSEGLINSLLVNIGFDAQPFLSSPKQAMYTIVFVSAWQGAGYQMLIFLAGLQNIPGTVYEAAKIDGVSKWQNFIYITMPLLKPTSILIMITTLIGAFKLIIQPMVMTQGGPMNSTITPVYYIYQTGFSDRLIGYSSAMTVLFGIVIAIVTLIQSKLTKEEDI